CCTGACCGGGATCAGCACGCCGGACACCAGCCGGCGGGTGTATCCCGACGGCCGGCTCGCCTCCAACGTGATCGGGTTCGTCGACGCGCAGGGTGAGGGTCGAGGCGGGCTCGAGTACGAATACCAGAAGCAGCTGGCAGGCCACAACGGCGTCGCCCACTACGAAGTCGCCGCGGACGGTGCGCCCATTCCGGACGGCGAGGACGTCGAGACCGCGGCAGTCCCGGGCGAAGGCATTCGGCTGACGCTTCAGCGCGACATCCAGTTCGAGGCGCAGCAGGCCATCGCCGCCCAGGTCAAGGCCACCGGCGCGCTGTCGGGCACGGTCATCGTGATGAACCCGAAGAACGGCCAGATCTACGCGCTCGCGGTCGCGCCCGGCTTCAACCCGAACGACCTCAGTACGGCGAACAGCGCGGACCTGGGCGATCCGGCGGTCACCGACGCCTACGAGCCCGGCAGCGTCATCAAGGCCGTGACCGTCTCGGCAGCGCTGCAGAACGGGCTGGTCACCCCCACCTCGAAGTTCGTGATCCCGAACACCTACCAGTACGACGGGACGACGTTCCACGACGCGGAGAACCACGGCACCGAGCATCTGACCCTCACCGGGATCCTCGCCTACTCGAGCAACATCGGCGCCATCCAGATCGCGAAACGAGTCGGTCCCGATCGGCTCTACGACTACCTGCGCGCCTTCGGCTTCGGCCAGACGACCGGCGTCGACCTGCCGGGGGAGAGCCCGGGTCTGCTGCTGCCGGTCGACCAGTGGTCCGGGACGACGTTGCCGACGCTGGCCTTCGGCCAGGGTCTCGGCGTGACGGCGATGCAGGTCGCCAGCCTCTACTCGACGATCGCCAACAACGGCGTACGGGTCACCCCGACTCTCATCGAAGGCACCACCGACGCCAAGGGCACCTACCACGCTGCGCCGGCGCCGTCGCGGCGTCGGGTGATCAGTGCCGGCGTGGCCACCGAGATGCGCCAGATCCTCGAGTCCGTGACGACGAACGAAGGCACCGCTCCTGCCGCGCGGATCCCCGGATACCGGATCGCGGGCAAGACCGGGACGGCCAACCGGTCGAACGGCCACGGCGGGTATTCGGGGGCCGGGTACGACGCCACGTTCGTGGGGATGGTTCCCGCCGACAACCCGAAGCTCGTGTGTGAGGTGCTGCTCGAGCGGCCGATCCGGGGCTACTTCGGCGGCCAGGTCGCCGCCCCGGTGTTCAAGACCGTCATGTCGTTCGCGCTTAGGACGCTGGGCATCGCGCCGACGTTCACCAAGGCGGCTCACGCCGCGCTCACCTGGTAGTTCTCCGGCGAATCCCGATCGCCCCACTAGCGTTTTCTCGATGTCCGAGCTCTCCGTGCGGCCGACCGCGGTCGAGGCCCGTCGCATCGCGACGCTGGTCGATCGGCTGCGCTCTGCCGGCTTCACCGACGTCGAGCTCGGGGGCGACGCCACTGTCGAGGTGACCGGCATCACCCACGACTCGCGGTTGGTTCGGCCCGGCGACCTCTATGTCGCCCGCGCCGGGGAGAACACGCACGGCATCGTTCACCTCGCCGAGGCGTCAGCCGCCGGCGCGGTGGCGGTCCTGACCGACCGCGTCGCGGCCCGGTCCGCGATTGAAGCCGGGACGCCCGCCGTGCTTGCCGTCGACGAGCCGCGCGCGGCGATGGGACCGGCGGCGGCGTGGGCGTACGGCGACCCGGCCGAGTCGATGACGCTGCTCGGTGTGACCGGCACCAACGGCAAGACGACCACGAGCTACCTCATCGACGCGGGACTGCGCGCCGCCGGCCGGCGTACCGGCCTGGTCGGCACGATCGAGACTCGCGTCGACGGCGAGGTGCTGCCGAGCGCACGCACCACTCCCGAGGCGACCGACCTGCACGCCCTGCTCGCGGTCATGCGGGAGCGTGGCGTCGACTCGGTCGCGATGGAGGTGTCGAGCCACGCGCTCGCGCTCGGCCGGGTCGACGGTGTCGTGTTCGACGTCGCGGGTTTCACCAACCTGACGCAGGACCACCTCGACTTCCACCCCGACATGGCGTCCTACTTCGCCGCGAAGGCGTCGCTGTTCAGCCCGGCCCGGGCGCGGCGGGCGGTCGTCACGGTCGACGACGAGTGGGGCCTGCGGCTTGCCGGCGAAGCAGGTGTGCCGGTGGTCACGACGGGCCGCCGTGACGGTGCTGACTGGCGACGGCACGACGAGGTGCCCGCCGCGGCCGGGTCCGACGGCTCGGTCCGGCTCACGGGTCGCGGCGACACGTTCGTGGTCGGCTGCCGGCTGCTCGGCTCCGTCAACCTGGTCAACGCGGCGATGGCGTTCGTGATGCTCGTCGAGGCGGGTGTCGAGAGCGGGCTCGCTCGCGCCGGCATCGCGACGCTTGCCGCGGTGCCCGGCCGGCTCGAGCCGGTGGACGTCGGACAGCCTTTCGTCGCAGTAGTCGACTACGCCCATACGCCCGGTGCGGTAACGGCGGCGCTGTCCGACGCGCGCGCTCTCGCAGACCCCGGTGGACGGGTGCTGGTCGTGCTCGGCTGCGGCGGCGACCGCGACCGCGCGAAGCGGCCACTGATGGGTGCCGCCGCAGCGACCGGTTCGGACCTGGCCGTCTTCACCAACGACAACCCGCGTTCCGAAGACCCGGAGGAGATCCTCGCCGCCATGCGCAGCGGCGTACCGGCCGGCCTCAGGGTCCTGGTCGAGCCCGACCGGGCGCGGGCCATCGACGCCGCGGTGCGGCTGGCGCGCGCCGGAGACGTGCTCGTCGTCGCCGGAAAGGGACACGAGCAGGGCCAGGAGACGGCCGGGGTGAGCGTGCCCTTCGACGACCGACTGGTGCTTCGCGAGTCGCTGCTGACCCACTTCGGAGCCGCCTGATGCTGGCGCTGCGGGCCGAGGAGATCGCCGCCCTCTGCGGCGGCCGGCTCGACCACGCCGACCCGACGACGCTCGTCGACGGATCGGTGGTCGTCGACTCCCGGCAAGCCGGACCCGGCAGCGTGTTCGTGGCGCTGCCCGGGGAGCACGACGACGGCCACGCGTTCGTCGGCGACGCGATCCGCCGCGGCGCCGCACTGGCGCTCGTCGACCGCGCGGTCGGCGAGCCGACGGTCGTCGTCGACGACGTCGAGCGGGCGCTCGGCTATCTGGCTGGAGGTGTGCTGCGCCGCGCGCCGGCGGTGCGGGTGTGCGGGGTCACCGGGTCATCGGGCAAGACCTCCACGAAGGACCTGATCGCCGACGTCCTCGGTCGGCACGGACCGACCGTCGCGGCGCGCGGGTCGTTCAACAACGAGATCGGACTGCCGCTCACCGTGCTCAGCCTGACCTCGGACACCGAGAGCCTGGTGCTCGAGTACAGCGCCCGAGGCGTCGGGCACATCGCGTACCTGTGCGGCATCGCCCGGCCGCGGATCGCCGTCGTGCTCAACGTGGGGAGCGCGCACCTCGGCGAGTTCGGCAGCCGGGAGGCGATCGCGACAGCGAAGGGCGAGCTGGTCGAAGCTCTGCCGGCCGACGGGGTCGCGGTGCTCAACCGCGACGACCCGCTGGTCGCGGCGATGGCGTCGCGGACCGCCGCGCGGGTCGTCACGTTCGGCGAAGCCGACGGAGCCGACGTACGTGTGGCCGACCTCGTCATCGACGACGAGGCGCGACCACGGTTCCGATTGGTGACGCCGTACGGCGAGGCTGAACTCTCGCTGAGGCTGCACGGGCGCCATCAGGCGAGCAACGCGGCCGCGGCGGCCGTCGTCGGGTTGGAATCGGGGATGAGTCTGCCTGCCGTCGTCGAGGCACTCGCCGCTGCGACACCACGAAGCGCTCACCGCATGGCGATCTCGCACCGCGCCGACGGTCTGCTCGTCGTCGACGACGCCTACAACGCCAACCCCGAGTCGATGCGTGCCGCGCTCGAGGCTCTCGCCCGTCTGGGGGATCGGCGCGACGGTGCCACCTGGGCGGTGCTGGGGGAGATGCGCGAGCTCGGCGAGGACGTCCTGGATCTGCATCGGGCGACCGGCCGCACGGCGGCCGAGCTCGGCGTGGATCATCTGGTGGTGATCGGAGACGTCGCGGCCGCGATCGGCGAGGGAGCGCGCGCCGTCGACGGCTGGCGGGGAGACTGCACGATCGTGGCGACGAACGAGGAGGCGGCGCGGCTCGCCGGCACGGCGGGAGCGCGCGACGTGGTGCTGGTGAAGGCCTCCAACGCGGCCCAACTCTGGCAGGTCGCCGAACGGGTCGTCGAAGGGCTGCCGTCGTGAGGGACGTCTTCGTCTCGGCGCTGGTCGCGCTGGTCGTCTCGCTGGTGGGCACCCCGATCGCGATCCGCACGTTCACCAGGCGCGGCTACGGCCAGCTGATCCGCGACGACGGGCCGACCAGCCACCACACCAAGCGCGGCACGCCCACGATGGGCGGCACCGTCATCATCCTGGCGACGTTGCTCGGCTACGTCGCGGCGCACCTGGTCTTCCTGAGCGGGTTCACCGCGACCGGCTTGCTCGTCCTGCTGCTGATGACCGGACTCGGCCTGGTCGGTTTCGTCGACGACTTCATCAAGATCAGCAAGCAGCGCAGTCTCGGGCTGACCAAGCTCGCGAAGTTCGCCGGCCAGGCGATCGTCGCGATCGTCTTCGGGATCCTGGCCATCCACTTCGTCAACCAGCACCATCTCGCGCCCGCCTCGACGCATCTGTCCTTCACCCGCGACTACAAGAGCTGGGCCTTCGGGACTGTCGGGTTCGTCGTGTGGGCGTACCTGATGATCACCGCGACCTCCAACGGCGTGAACCTCACCGACGGGCTCGACGGGCTCGCCAGCGGCGCCTCCTGCATGGTGTTCGGCGCCTATGTCGTCATCGCGTTCTGGCAGTACGGCAACAACTGCGTCAACGTGTCGACGACCAACTGCTACTCGGTACGCGACCCCCTCGACGCGGCGGTCATCGCCGCGGCGGCCATGGGCGCCTGCTTCGGCTTCCTGTGGTGGAACGCCTCTCCGGCGCGCATCTTCATGGGGGACACCGGCTCGCTGGCGATCGGCGGCCTGCTGGCGGGACTCGCGGTGACCACGCGTACCGAGCTGCTGCTGCTCATCCTCGGCGGGCTGTTCGTCATCGAGACGCTGTCTGTGATCATCCAGGTCGCGTCGTTTCGCGGCTTCGGGCGCCGGGTGTTCCGGATGGCGCCGTTCCACCACCATTTCGAGCTCGCCGGATGGTCGGAGAACACCGTCATCGTCCGGTTCTGGATCATCGCCGGGCTTGCGGTCGCCTTCGGGCTCGGCGTCTTCTACGCGGCGTTCCTGTCCTTCAAATGACCAGCCCCGACTTCTCGGGGCGCCGGGTCGCCGTTGCCGGCGCCGCGGTCTCGGGACTCGCGGTCGGGCGGGTGGCGCTCGACCGGGGTGCCCGGGTAGTGGTCGTCGACCAGCGGGACGACGAATCGGTCCGCGCTGCGCTGGCCCCGCTGCTGGCGGCCGGCGCCGAGGCCCGGCTGGGCGACGCCGAGTCGCCGGTCGACGCCGACCTCGTCGTGACCTCGCCCGGCTGGCGTCCCGACCAGCCGATGCTCGTCGCGGCCCAGGCCGCCGGTATCGAGGTCATCGGCGAGCCGGAGCTCGCCTACCGGATGCGCCCGTGGCTCGATGGGTTCGGGCCGCAGCCCTGGGTGGCGATCACGGGCACCAACGGCAAGACGACGACAACCGGAATGGTCGACGCCATCTTGCGAGCGGCGGGCCATCGAACCGTCGCCGCGGGCAACGTCGGCCGCCCGCTGATCGAGGTGGTGCTCGATCCCGACCCGTACGACGTGGTCGCCGTCGAGCTGTCCAGCTTCCAGCTGCACTGGAGCAGCGAGCTGACGCCGCACGTCGGCGCCGTGCTCAACATCGCCGAGGACCACCTCGACTGGCACGGGTCGATGGAGGCGTACGTCGCCGCCAAGACCGCGATCTGGCGGCGCGGGAGTGAAGGCGTCTACAACGCCGAGGACACCCTCGTCGCGGGGCTCGCCGAGGCGACCCTGTCGTGTCCGCACCCGTTCACGACCGGCGAGCCGGCGTTCGGAGGGTTCGGTGTCGCCGACGGTGCGGTCATCGATCAGATGACCAACGGCAAGACCGATACCCGCCTCGTGGAGATCGCCGACCTCGCGGTGTCCGGTCCGCACAACGTCGCGAACGCCGTCGCGGCCGCCGCGGCGACCCGGGTGTTCGGGCTCTCCGGCGGATACGACGTGCCGGTCGGCGCCGTCGGCGAGGGCCTGCGGTCCTACCGTCCCGGCCGTCACCGCAACGACGTCGTGGGTCAGGCCGGCGGAGTCACCTGGGTCGACGACTCCAAGGCCACGAACCCGCACGCGGCAGCGGCGAGCCTGTCGGCGTACCCGTCCGTGGTGTGGATCGCCGGAGGCTTGCTGAAGGGCGCCGACGTCGATCCGTTGGTCGCCGAGCAGCACCACCGGCTGCGGGGAGTCGTGCTGATCGGCCGCGATCGGGCGCAGATTGCGCAAGCTCTTGCGCGACACGCGCCGGATGTGCCGCTTGTGACGGTCGTGACGGATGAAACTAGCGGGATGGATGAGGCAGTGCAGGCTGCCGCCGAGCTGGCCCAGCCCGGCGACACCGTGCTGCTCGCTCCCGCGGCCGCCAGCATGGACATGTTCCGTGACTACGCCGAGCGGGGGGACCGTTACGCCGCGGCAGTGCGGCGCATCATCGACTACCTCTCGTAGTGGCCGCCGCCACGCGCCGCAAGACGGCGCCTGCCCCGAAGTCGCCGATCGCCGCCGTCGTCGGGCTGCTCAACCGGCCCCAGGCCTCCTACTACCTCGTCGCGGGCAGTGCGGCCGCTCTGCTGGCGCTCGGGCTGATCATGGTGCTGTCGGCGTCGAGCGTCACGTCGTACACCTCGAGCGGCTCGTCGTTCACCATCGCCTCGCGCCAGGCGCTGTGGGTGGTGATCGGGCTGCCGGTGCTGTGGCTGGGCGCCCGACTGCCGGTGCGCGCCTACCGGGTGCTCGCCTACCCGCTGCTGATCGGGTCGATCGCCCTGCTGCTCGCAGTGCTCGTGCCCGGCGTCGGCCAGAACGTGTCCGGCGCGACCAGGTGGATCGCGCTGCCCGGCGGCATGCAGCTGCAGCCGTCCGAGCCGGCCAAGCTCGCGCTCGTGCTGTGGGGCGCGGACCTGTTGTCGCGCAAGGAGAAGCGGCTCGGCGAGGCCAAGCACCTGTTGGTGCCGTTGGTGCCGATGGCGCTGCTGATCGCGCTGCTCGTCATGGCCGAGCCCGACATGGGCACCACGATCGTGCTGATGGTGGTGCTGCTCGCGCTGCTGTTCACAGCGGGCGCGCCGATGTGGCTGTTTGCCCGGCTGGGGATCGGGCTGGGCGGGCTCGCGGCGCTGCTGGCGGTCACCGAGCCCTACCGGATGCGCCGCCTCGTCGGCTTCCGTGACCCGTGCGCCGAAAGTCACGCGCTCTCGGTCGGCTACCAGGCCTGTCAGGGCCTCTACGCGCTGTCCTCGGGAGGCTGGTTCGGGGTCGGGCTGGGTGGCAGCCGGGAAAAGTTCGGCTACCTGCCCAACACCTACACCGACTACATCTTCGCGATCATCGGCGAGGAGCTCGGGCTGCTCGGCTCGCTCGTCGTGCTGGGACTGTTCGCCCTGCTCGCCTACGCCGGGATCCGGATCGCCCAGCGCTGCCGTGACCGGTTCAGCCAGCTCGCCGCCGCCGGGGTGACCGCGTGGCTGCTCGGCCAGGCGCTGGTGAACATGGGGGCGGTCGTCGGCCTGCTGCCGATCACCGGGATCCCGCTGCCGCTGGTCTCCTTCGGCGGCTCGGCGCTCGTGCCGACGATGTTCGCCATCGGGATGCTGATCTCGTTCGCGCGCAACGAGCCGGCGACCGCGAAGGCCCTGGCGGCTCGACGTCGCGCGAGGGGGCGCCGCTCGCCCCGGTTCGCCTGGGCCCGCTGACCGAGCCCTCGACCAGCTCATGAAGGCCGTTCTGGCGGGAGGCGGGAGCGCCGGCCACGTCTCCCCGTTGCTGGCGCTGGCGGATCGGCTCGTCGCCGACGACCCGGCCACCGAGATCGTCGCACTGGGGACCACGGCCGGCCTCGAGGCCCGGCTGGTGCCCGCGCGGGGCTACCGGCTGCACCCGATACCCAAGGTTCCGCTCCCGCGGCGGCCCTCCGCGGACCTGCTGCGGTTGCCCGCGAACCTGCGCCGCGCGGTCGATGCCGCGCGAGCGGCGATCGAGGAGCTGGACGCGGACGTCGTCGTCGGGTTCGGCGGCTACGTGTCCGCTCCGGCGTACCTCGCGGCGCGCCGCACGACGACCCCGATCGTGGTCCACGAGCAGAACAGCAGGCCCGGCTTCGCCAACCGGCTGGGCGCGCGGCTGACGTCGCACGTCGCGGTCACCTTTCCCGACACACCGCTGCGGCACGCGGTGCGCACCGGAATGCCGCTGCGCGCCGAGATCGTGGGTCTCGACGTCGCGGCCGCTCGGCCGGCGGCCAGGCGGGCATTCGGGCTCGACCAGCGGCGCACCACGCTGCTGGTGTTCGGCGGCTCGCTCGGCGCCCAGCGCCTCAACGAGGTCGTGCCCGCGGCGGCGGACGCCCTGTGGGAGCGCGGCGTCCAGGTGCTGCACGTCAGCGGGAACGGCAAAACGGTCGAGGTGCCCTCGCCGCCGCCCGGAGCGCCCGCGTACCGGGTCGTCGAGTACGTCGACCGGATGGAGCTCGCCTACGCCGCGGCGGACTTCGTGATCGGGCGGGCCGGCGCCAACACCGTCAGCGAGCTGACCGCCCTCGGGCTGCCGGCGGCGTACGTCCCGCTGCCGATCGGCAACGGTGAGCAGCGGCTCAACGCGCTACCAGTGGTGCAGGCGGGCGGCGGACTGATGGTCGCCGACCGCGAGCTCGATCGCGTCTGGCTGCTCGACAACGTGCTCCCGCTGCTCGCGGACCCCGCCGCGCTGGGCACCATGGGGACGGCGGCGCACGCCTTCGGCAGGATCGACGCCGACCGGCTGCTCGCGGACCTGGTCCGAACTGCGATCGGAGGATCCTGATGAGCGCCTGCACGGCCGGCGTCGCCGTCGGGTGGCCGGCGGGGTGGCGGCGGTGAGCGGGATCGTCGAGCCGGTCGGGGAGATCCCGGCCGCCGACCAGCTCGGCCGGGTCCACCTGATGGGGATCGGCGGCGCCGGGATGAGCGGGATCGCCCGGCTGCTGCTCTCCCGCGGCGTGGCGGTCAGCGGGTGCGACGCGAAGGAGTCCGCGGCGCTCGCGGCGCTGCGACCGCTCGGCGTCACCGTCTCGATCGGCCACGACCCGGCGCACTGCGCCGAGGTCGACACGGTCGTCGTGTCCAGCGCGATTCGCCCGACCAACCCCGAGCTGGAGCGGGCGCACGAGGTCGGGCGGCTGGTGCTGCCACGGGCCGCCGCGCTCGCGTCGGTGATGGCCGACCGGATCGGGCTGGCCGTCGCCGGGACCCACGGCAAGACCACGACGACCTCGATGCTGACCGTTGCGATGCACGCCTGCGGTCGCGACCCGAGCTACGCGATCGGCGGCGACCTCAACGAACCCGGGTCGAACGCCCACCACGGCACGGGCGAGTTCTTCGTCGCCGAGGCCGACGAGAGCGACCGCTCCTTCCTGCTGCTCTCGCCGCACGGCGCGGTCGTCACCAACGTCGAACCGGACCACTTGGACAACTACGGCGACCCGGCGGCGGTCCACGCCGCGTTCGAGGCCTTCGTCGGACGCGTCACGCCCGGCGGCCCGCTGCTGCTGGGTGCCGACGATCCGGGCTCACGCGCCCTCGTCGAGCCGGCCCGGGCCCGGGGCCTCGACGTCCGGACCTTCGGCGTCGCCGCCGACGCCGACGTCCGGGTCGACGACCTGGTCGTCGCACCCGGGGGCTCACGCTTCGACCTGGTCGTCGGCGGCCGCCGGCTCGGGCCGGTCGAGCTCGCGGTCCCCGGCGCCTTCAACGCCGTCAACGCCGCCGGCGCGCTCGGGCTCGGGCTCGCGGTCAGGCTGCCGTTCGCCGACATGATCCGCGGGCTGGCTGCCTTCTCCGGCGCCCGGCGCCGCTTCGAGCTGAAGGGCCTCGCCGGGGGAGTACGGGTCTACGACGACTACGCCCACCACCCGACCGAGGTGGCCAGAGGGGCGCTGGTCGCGGCCCGCGGCGCGGCCCGCGACGGCCGGGTGATCGCGGTGTTCCAGCCGCACCTCTACAGCCGCACCCAGCGCTTCGCCGCCGAGTTTGCCGAGGCGCTCGGCGCCGCCGACGTGGTCGTGGTGATGGACGTCTACGCCGCCCGGGAAGACCCGCTTCCCGGGGTCACCGGGCGGCTGATCGCCGACGCCGTGCCCGCGCCGGCCGAGGTCCACTTCGAGCCGAGCTGGGCGGCCGTCCCGACGCTGGTCGCAGAGCTGGCGAGACCGGGCGACGTGGTGATCACCATCGGCGCGGGGGACGTCACCATGATCGGCCCAGCCGTCCTCGACGAGCTTGCCGGGGCGTAGGACGTCGGGTGTCGGCGGTGGACGGATATCCGGGGCGCGACTGAGGCTCGCCCGTTGCTCGGGTTCGCCTTTTTACGTCTGCGCCGCGGGTATCCACCTACGGCCGCACAACCACGCTCGTTTCGGGCGTTGGGCCGCGCGCAGGTAGTGATTCTCAAGTTGAGATAGAGACTGGCCGAGTGAGGAACTTATGCACCGTTACGCGGGAATCATGGTCGCAGGCCTTGACCGCCGGGTGCCGTCCCCCGTAATGTCCCCGGGCTTCGAGCGGGGCAACTCCAGCCCTTCACTTGAGGTTGAGAGTTTTCCCCGACTCTCGAGGACACTCGAGCCAGTCATCGGAGCTTGGTGACCGCAGTGTCGGCGACACCTTCCCCGGGTCGCCGGCGATGCGGTCACCGCAGTGGACCCCCCGCTCCGCCGTCACAACCCGTGGAGGCATGAAGCTCGTGGCAGCACCGCAGAACTACCTCGCCGTGATCAAGGTCGTCGGCATCGGTGGTGGTGGCGTCAACGCCGTCAACCGGATGATCGAGGTCGGCCTCAAGGGGGTCGAGTTCATCGCGGTCAACACCGACGCACAGGCCCTGCTGATGAGCGACGCCGACGTCAAGCTCGACGTCGGGCGCGACCTGACCCGGGGCCTCGGCGCCGGTGCCGACCCGGCGGTCGGCCGGCAGGCCGCTGAGGACAACGTCGAGGAGATCGAGGAGGTCCTCAAGGGGGCCGACATGGTCTTCGTCACCGCCGGTGAGGGCGGCGGCACCGGGACCGGCGGCGCCCCCGTGGTCGCCCGGATCGCCCGCGAGCTTGGCGCGCTGACGATCGGGGTCGTGACCCGGCCGTTCTCCTTCGAGGGCAAGCGCCGGTCGTCCCAGGCCGAGGAGGGGATCGCGGCGCTCCGCGAGGAGGTCGACACCCTCATCGTCATCCCGAACGACCGGCTGCTGTCGATCAGCGACAAGCGGGTCAGCGTCCTGGAGGCGTTCCACTCGGCCGACCAGGTCCTGCTCTCCGGCGTCCAGGGCATCACCGACCTGATCACCACCCCAGGTCTGATCAACCTCGACTTCGCCGACGTGAAGTCCGTCATGACCGGCGCCGGCACCGCCCTGATGGGCATCGGGTCGGCCCGAGGCGACGACCGCGCCCTGGTCGCTGCGGAAGGCGCCATCGCCAGCCCGCTGCTCGAGGCGTCCATCGAGGGCGCTCACGGCGTACTGATGAACGTGTCGGGTGGCAGCGACCTGGGGCTGTTCGAGATCCACGAGGCGGCGCAGCTGGTCGCCGAAGCCGCTCACCCGGAGGCGAACATCATCTTCGGCGCCGTCATCGACGACGCGCTCGGCGACGAAGTGCGCGTCACGGTCATCGCGGCCGGCTTCGACGGTGGGATGCCGCGGGCGCGGCTGTTCGAGCCGCGGCGCGCCCAGCAGGCGCCCGCCGTGGAGCGGGAGCGGGAGCGCCCGGCGCCGGCGGTCGAGTTCGACGACGAGGAAGACGACGGTCTGCTGCTGACGGAGCTGACCGAGACCCCGCCGCCGCCCCCGGTGCGCGCCCCGCGGCGTGCGCCGGCCCCCGAGCCCGCGCCGGAGCCGGCCCGGGAGCGTGAGCCGGCCCGGGCGTCGCGGCCGACCCCGCCGCGCCGGACGATCGTCTTCGACGACTCCGACGACCTCGACGTTCCCGACTTCCTGAAGTAGCTCGTTCGACGTTGGCCGGCATCGACCTGATCGACGCCGGGTTCGCGGCTGGCCTCGTCGGCGGGTTCACCACCCGCGCGGGCGGGCACAGCCCGCCGCCGTGGGATGCGCTCAACCTCGCGCTGCACGTCGAGGACGAGCCGGCGCGGGTACTTGCCAACCGCGAGCGCCTCACCCGCCGGATCGGGAGCGCGCCCATCAGCTTCCCGCAGCAGGTTCACGGGCCGGGAGTGCTCGCCGTCGACCGTGCGACTGCGGCTGAACCCGGGATCACCCGGGAGGGCGCCCCGGGGGTCGACGCGTTGGTGACGGGCGTGCCCGGAGTGCCGCTCGGTGTCCTTGTTGCCGACTGCCTTCCGGTGCTGCTCGCCGACCGCGATCACGGGGTCGTCGCCGCGGCGCACGCCGGCCGTCGTGGTCTGGCGGAGGGGGTGCTGCAGGCCACGCTCGCGACGATGGCCGAGCTCGGCGCGACGCCCGCCACGACGATCGCCGTGATCGGCCCGGCGATCTGCGGCCGCTGCTATGAGGTTCCCGCCGAGCTGCGCGAGCAGGTGGCGGCCGTCGTCCCGG
This genomic interval from Mycobacteriales bacterium contains the following:
- the ftsZ gene encoding cell division protein FtsZ; the protein is MAAPQNYLAVIKVVGIGGGGVNAVNRMIEVGLKGVEFIAVNTDAQALLMSDADVKLDVGRDLTRGLGAGADPAVGRQAAEDNVEEIEEVLKGADMVFVTAGEGGGTGTGGAPVVARIARELGALTIGVVTRPFSFEGKRRSSQAEEGIAALREEVDTLIVIPNDRLLSISDKRVSVLEAFHSADQVLLSGVQGITDLITTPGLINLDFADVKSVMTGAGTALMGIGSARGDDRALVAAEGAIASPLLEASIEGAHGVLMNVSGGSDLGLFEIHEAAQLVAEAAHPEANIIFGAVIDDALGDEVRVTVIAAGFDGGMPRARLFEPRRAQQAPAVERERERPAPAVEFDDEEDDGLLLTELTETPPPPPVRAPRRAPAPEPAPEPAREREPARASRPTPPRRTIVFDDSDDLDVPDFLK
- the pgeF gene encoding peptidoglycan editing factor PgeF → MAGIDLIDAGFAAGLVGGFTTRAGGHSPPPWDALNLALHVEDEPARVLANRERLTRRIGSAPISFPQQVHGPGVLAVDRATAAEPGITREGAPGVDALVTGVPGVPLGVLVADCLPVLLADRDHGVVAAAHAGRRGLAEGVLQATLATMAELGATPATTIAVIGPAICGRCYEVPAELREQVAAVVPGSACQTRAGTPGLDLPAGAERLLRAAGVSQVSLTGHCTAEDGRFYSYRRDGLTGRFAGFVMIEPDA
- the murG gene encoding undecaprenyldiphospho-muramoylpentapeptide beta-N-acetylglucosaminyltransferase; the encoded protein is MKAVLAGGGSAGHVSPLLALADRLVADDPATEIVALGTTAGLEARLVPARGYRLHPIPKVPLPRRPSADLLRLPANLRRAVDAARAAIEELDADVVVGFGGYVSAPAYLAARRTTTPIVVHEQNSRPGFANRLGARLTSHVAVTFPDTPLRHAVRTGMPLRAEIVGLDVAAARPAARRAFGLDQRRTTLLVFGGSLGAQRLNEVVPAAADALWERGVQVLHVSGNGKTVEVPSPPPGAPAYRVVEYVDRMELAYAAADFVIGRAGANTVSELTALGLPAAYVPLPIGNGEQRLNALPVVQAGGGLMVADRELDRVWLLDNVLPLLADPAALGTMGTAAHAFGRIDADRLLADLVRTAIGGS
- the murC gene encoding UDP-N-acetylmuramate--L-alanine ligase yields the protein MGIGGAGMSGIARLLLSRGVAVSGCDAKESAALAALRPLGVTVSIGHDPAHCAEVDTVVVSSAIRPTNPELERAHEVGRLVLPRAAALASVMADRIGLAVAGTHGKTTTTSMLTVAMHACGRDPSYAIGGDLNEPGSNAHHGTGEFFVAEADESDRSFLLLSPHGAVVTNVEPDHLDNYGDPAAVHAAFEAFVGRVTPGGPLLLGADDPGSRALVEPARARGLDVRTFGVAADADVRVDDLVVAPGGSRFDLVVGGRRLGPVELAVPGAFNAVNAAGALGLGLAVRLPFADMIRGLAAFSGARRRFELKGLAGGVRVYDDYAHHPTEVARGALVAARGAARDGRVIAVFQPHLYSRTQRFAAEFAEALGAADVVVVMDVYAAREDPLPGVTGRLIADAVPAPAEVHFEPSWAAVPTLVAELARPGDVVITIGAGDVTMIGPAVLDELAGA